One genomic segment of Peribacillus sp. FSL H8-0477 includes these proteins:
- a CDS encoding nitrate/nitrite transporter, with the protein MIKKIQLPLQTMNLVVGFMIWVLLSSLLPFIKEDIAIPPEQLAWVTAIPVVLGSILRVPLGYYANQIGARIIFLISFVLLFFPIYYISVADSFIDLLIGGLFLGLGGAVFSVGVTSVPKYYPKEKHGFVNGIYGAGNIGTAISTFAAPVVATKIGWSATVQLYMILLGIFVILNFFLGDKHEVKVKTPLMVQIKSVYKNEKLWLLSLFYFITFGSFVAFTVYLPNFLVMNFELEKVDAGLRTAGFIAVATVMRPIGGWLADRIQPLILLMYVFTGFSLFGVLLSFSPTIMWYSVGCIGIAFCSGMGNGVIFKLVPGYFQKQAGIANGIVSAMGGLGGFFPPLILAFLFSLTGHYAIGFMALSEVALASLVLVIWMHFQERLALTKEVVNATGEGLLVTDKSGKIIMTNPAFTKLTGYSEKEVIGQNPSMMQSGKQSPEFYKEMWKTIQEEGYWQGEIWNQRKDGQNYLEWLTISAIKDDAGEIKQYAGLLSDITDYKKINITN; encoded by the coding sequence ATGATTAAGAAAATTCAACTGCCGCTGCAAACAATGAATTTGGTTGTAGGGTTTATGATCTGGGTGCTGCTTTCATCCTTACTTCCATTTATTAAAGAGGACATAGCGATCCCTCCAGAGCAGCTTGCTTGGGTAACCGCCATCCCTGTTGTTCTTGGTTCCATTTTGCGTGTTCCCCTTGGTTACTACGCAAATCAAATTGGTGCACGTATCATTTTCTTAATAAGTTTTGTGCTCTTATTCTTTCCTATCTATTATATAAGTGTGGCAGATTCATTTATCGATTTATTAATTGGAGGGTTGTTCTTAGGGCTTGGGGGAGCAGTATTCTCTGTGGGTGTTACCTCAGTTCCTAAATATTATCCGAAAGAAAAGCATGGCTTTGTAAATGGAATATATGGAGCAGGTAATATCGGTACTGCAATTAGTACGTTTGCCGCACCGGTCGTAGCAACCAAAATAGGATGGAGTGCTACTGTTCAGCTTTATATGATTCTACTTGGGATATTCGTAATTCTTAACTTTTTCCTTGGTGATAAGCACGAAGTGAAGGTCAAGACACCACTAATGGTTCAAATAAAAAGTGTCTATAAAAATGAAAAGTTATGGCTTTTGAGTCTATTCTATTTTATTACCTTTGGTTCCTTTGTTGCATTCACTGTCTATCTTCCCAACTTTTTAGTCATGAATTTCGAACTGGAAAAGGTTGATGCAGGATTACGTACAGCTGGGTTCATTGCTGTTGCAACCGTTATGCGACCAATTGGAGGTTGGCTGGCTGATCGAATTCAACCACTTATTCTGTTAATGTATGTATTTACAGGATTTAGCTTATTCGGAGTTCTTTTATCCTTCTCCCCGACTATCATGTGGTATTCAGTTGGATGTATCGGAATTGCCTTTTGTTCAGGAATGGGAAATGGAGTCATTTTTAAATTAGTACCGGGATATTTTCAAAAGCAAGCTGGTATTGCAAACGGGATTGTATCAGCTATGGGTGGTCTGGGCGGTTTCTTTCCCCCGCTTATCCTGGCCTTCTTATTCAGTTTAACAGGACATTATGCAATAGGCTTTATGGCATTATCTGAAGTGGCGCTTGCCAGCCTAGTGCTCGTCATTTGGATGCACTTCCAAGAAAGACTTGCGTTGACAAAGGAAGTGGTCAATGCAACTGGAGAAGGGCTGCTAGTTACCGACAAAAGTGGTAAAATTATAATGACAAACCCAGCATTCACTAAGCTTACAGGCTACAGTGAGAAAGAGGTTATCGGTCAAAACCCTAGTATGATGCAATCTGGCAAGCAATCGCCGGAGTTTTATAAAGAAATGTGGAAAACGATTCAAGAAGAAGGATATTGGCAAGGAGAAATTTGGAATCAACGCAAAGATGGGCAGAACTACTTGGAATGGCTTACAATCAGTGCGATAAAAGACGATGCAGGTGAAATTAAGCAGTATGCTGGTCTACTTAGTGATATAACAGATTACAAAAAAATAAATATAACGAATTAA
- a CDS encoding molybdopterin oxidoreductase family protein, translating into MQKDKSSKIANVIHPNEKLVKTHCSYCGMQCGMNLRVNTVSNKIVGVEPRYDWPVTLGKMCPKGVTAYQQTNHSDRLLKPLIRDDASLKGTKEGFREASWEEAYDLIITKFKELQTNYGKDSLSVYSGVSMTNEKCYLTGKFARVGLQTRYIDYNGRFCMSSAAGGFLRSFGVDRGSTLPWTDIHETDCIFMAGSNTAECHPTSMFRVWSVQERGGYLIVVDPRETPIARRADVHLDLKPGTDLALANGILNLLIQNNYTDEHFIKNHTNGFEETKELVKLFTPEYTSKITGVDPEKIIRAAELYGKAPNAIVMFARGIEQQIKGVDNVSGYTNMALITGKIGRPKSGVATLTGQGNGQGGREHGQKADALPGYRKIANPEHVKEVSAFWGIDPSEMPKPGVSAYEMFGLMEEKTIRGLYLLCSNPAVSAPNLNYVRKVMKELDFMVCADFYLSESCEFADVVLPTTTWSEDEGTVTNLEGRIIKINKAQEPVGESKPDWQIQIELAERLGRGKYFSHLKTARDVAAEFRGASKGGYADYFGATWDKIDKQDGVFWPCKSEDDPGTPHMFLDKKFYHPDGKAKICALPYRPPAEEPDEMYPLRLTTGRVVYHYLSGNQTRRIKFLNDMCPEPFIEVHPEKAVEYGIEHDETIRLYTRRGQAFYKVKITEAIRKDTVFVPYSFGHDESINLLTIDALDPISRMPEFKACAAQIEKLEIKKVL; encoded by the coding sequence ATGCAAAAGGATAAGTCAAGTAAGATAGCGAATGTCATCCATCCAAATGAAAAACTAGTTAAAACGCATTGCAGCTATTGCGGTATGCAATGCGGCATGAACTTGAGAGTAAATACAGTCTCCAATAAAATTGTGGGGGTTGAGCCTAGATATGATTGGCCGGTAACACTCGGGAAAATGTGCCCAAAAGGGGTGACTGCTTATCAGCAGACAAACCATTCAGATCGGTTACTAAAACCACTTATTCGTGATGATGCCTCTTTAAAAGGAACAAAAGAAGGGTTCCGAGAAGCAAGCTGGGAAGAGGCCTATGACCTTATAATCACTAAATTTAAAGAACTCCAAACTAATTACGGAAAAGATTCACTTTCAGTATACAGTGGAGTCTCCATGACAAATGAAAAATGTTATTTGACAGGTAAGTTTGCTCGGGTGGGACTTCAAACACGTTATATTGATTATAATGGACGGTTCTGTATGTCTAGTGCAGCCGGCGGATTCCTTCGTTCGTTCGGAGTAGATAGAGGATCGACGCTTCCTTGGACAGATATTCATGAAACAGATTGTATTTTTATGGCTGGTTCAAATACAGCTGAGTGTCATCCAACATCAATGTTTCGGGTCTGGTCAGTCCAAGAGCGCGGTGGTTATTTAATCGTTGTTGATCCAAGAGAAACACCGATTGCCAGAAGAGCAGATGTTCATTTGGATCTAAAGCCAGGTACAGATTTAGCTCTGGCAAACGGGATCTTGAACTTACTGATCCAAAACAACTATACGGATGAACATTTTATTAAGAACCATACTAATGGCTTTGAAGAAACGAAAGAATTAGTGAAATTATTCACTCCTGAATATACAAGTAAAATTACAGGTGTTGATCCAGAAAAAATTATCCGAGCTGCAGAATTATATGGGAAAGCACCAAATGCAATCGTCATGTTTGCAAGAGGAATTGAACAACAGATTAAAGGCGTTGATAATGTTTCTGGCTATACAAACATGGCATTGATAACTGGAAAAATCGGACGTCCTAAGTCAGGTGTTGCAACGCTGACTGGACAGGGAAATGGACAGGGCGGCCGAGAACATGGACAAAAAGCTGATGCACTTCCCGGCTACCGTAAGATAGCTAATCCTGAACATGTAAAGGAAGTAAGTGCATTTTGGGGAATAGATCCATCCGAGATGCCAAAGCCAGGTGTTTCTGCATATGAGATGTTTGGTTTAATGGAAGAAAAAACAATTCGGGGTTTATATCTGCTCTGCTCGAACCCAGCTGTATCCGCTCCAAATTTAAATTATGTTAGAAAAGTAATGAAGGAACTGGATTTTATGGTTTGCGCTGATTTTTATCTCTCTGAGTCATGTGAATTTGCCGATGTGGTATTGCCGACGACAACATGGTCAGAGGATGAAGGAACCGTAACTAATTTAGAAGGAAGAATTATAAAAATCAATAAAGCGCAGGAGCCTGTAGGTGAGTCTAAGCCGGATTGGCAAATTCAAATTGAGCTTGCAGAAAGGCTAGGGAGAGGGAAATACTTTTCTCATCTGAAAACAGCAAGAGATGTAGCGGCTGAATTTCGCGGCGCATCCAAAGGCGGCTATGCCGATTACTTCGGTGCAACCTGGGATAAAATTGACAAACAGGATGGAGTATTCTGGCCGTGTAAGAGTGAAGATGATCCTGGTACACCGCATATGTTCCTTGATAAGAAATTTTATCATCCCGATGGAAAAGCAAAAATCTGTGCCCTTCCATATCGGCCGCCAGCTGAAGAGCCAGATGAGATGTATCCGCTGCGTCTAACGACAGGGCGTGTCGTCTACCACTATTTATCTGGTAATCAGACTCGAAGAATTAAATTTCTTAATGACATGTGTCCAGAACCATTTATAGAAGTTCATCCAGAAAAAGCGGTTGAATATGGCATTGAACATGACGAAACCATTCGCCTTTATACAAGACGCGGGCAAGCCTTTTATAAGGTGAAGATTACTGAAGCGATTCGTAAAGATACGGTTTTCGTTCCCTATTCTTTTGGTCATGATGAGTCTATTAATCTACTGACTATTGATGCGCTTGACCCTATTTCAAGGATGCCGGAGTTTAAGGCCTGTGCGGCACAAATAGAAAAATTAGAAATAAAGAAGGTGCTTTAA
- a CDS encoding Rieske (2Fe-2S) protein: protein MEKNNRFPFEEDNYTHNINRNNERKLDRRGFMKTLAGAAGVFAVSSLPWGGLAAKELMGLGEKEYPHQKITDIAAIPIGDSVEFAFPGEHDSALLIRLGENKFVAYQNACTHLRCPVYWVKAEGEMICPCHHGKFDVKTGEPTAGPPRRPLPEIMVKVEKGAVYAVKVKRYEG from the coding sequence ATGGAAAAGAACAACAGGTTCCCCTTTGAAGAAGATAATTATACACACAATATTAATCGTAATAATGAAAGGAAACTAGATCGGCGCGGGTTCATGAAAACCTTGGCGGGTGCGGCAGGCGTATTCGCTGTATCCTCTCTTCCTTGGGGGGGACTCGCTGCAAAGGAACTAATGGGTCTTGGCGAAAAGGAATATCCGCATCAGAAAATAACGGATATAGCTGCCATTCCTATTGGTGATTCCGTAGAGTTCGCTTTCCCTGGAGAACATGATAGTGCGCTGTTAATCAGACTGGGTGAGAATAAATTCGTAGCTTACCAGAATGCCTGCACACATCTTCGGTGTCCAGTTTATTGGGTCAAAGCTGAGGGAGAAATGATTTGTCCCTGCCATCACGGGAAGTTTGACGTGAAAACAGGAGAACCTACAGCAGGACCACCAAGGCGTCCACTTCCAGAAATAATGGTGAAAGTGGAGAAGGGAGCCGTCTATGCGGTGAAGGTAAAGCGCTATGAAGGCTAA
- a CDS encoding 4Fe-4S dicluster domain-containing protein, translating to MKQRLYIELENCIGCRACLAACTQCGGHEERNRNYVYDVNPFVNRQTMPLMCLHCVNPACARSCPAQAIQIHETGAVLSALVEKCIGCQNCTIACPYGIPKFDTEQNLMYKCDLCIDRTKDGIPPMCASVCPTNTLQWLTEEEIEMKQKQFNLDNGKWTASMKLEGETNVRVNLPGILQGVTKLF from the coding sequence GTGAAGCAACGTCTATATATAGAGCTTGAGAATTGTATTGGCTGCCGGGCTTGCCTGGCTGCCTGCACCCAGTGCGGCGGGCACGAAGAACGCAATCGAAACTATGTGTATGATGTGAATCCTTTCGTGAATCGTCAAACAATGCCTTTAATGTGTCTTCATTGCGTGAACCCTGCTTGTGCGAGAAGTTGTCCTGCTCAAGCCATTCAAATTCATGAAACCGGAGCTGTTTTATCCGCGCTGGTTGAAAAATGTATTGGTTGTCAGAACTGTACGATAGCTTGTCCTTATGGAATACCAAAATTTGATACAGAACAAAACCTAATGTATAAATGTGACCTTTGTATTGATCGGACAAAAGATGGGATTCCCCCAATGTGTGCCAGTGTGTGTCCAACTAACACTTTGCAATGGCTTACTGAGGAAGAAATCGAAATGAAGCAAAAGCAATTTAATCTTGATAACGGAAAATGGACCGCGAGCATGAAGTTGGAAGGGGAAACAAATGTACGTGTAAACCTCCCTGGAATCCTGCAAGGCGTGACTAAACTATTTTAG
- a CDS encoding sensor histidine kinase — translation MEGIPVTKSISSYIIQSQDEEIKRIALELHEGVGQTLYSLYTGLQYIEMGIEQPGMKAYLQEMQQTMERTIKEIQMLSVELHPPTLSLGLVSAIKSYVRLYTSTYGIVVKVESIGEEKILPEQNKIAIFRVCQEALINIAKYADIDSASIQLDWREDDIKVVIVDHGQGFNVKKVLRENLSSGLGAMQERMLLAGGTCDIASAQGKGTSILIDMPL, via the coding sequence ATGGAAGGAATTCCTGTTACAAAAAGTATCAGTTCATATATTATTCAGTCTCAAGATGAAGAAATTAAACGAATAGCGCTGGAACTCCATGAAGGTGTCGGCCAAACACTTTATAGCCTGTATACGGGCCTGCAGTATATCGAGATGGGAATAGAACAACCAGGAATGAAGGCTTATCTTCAGGAAATGCAGCAAACAATGGAAAGAACGATTAAAGAAATTCAGATGCTGTCAGTTGAACTCCATCCACCTACTCTTTCTTTAGGTTTAGTGTCTGCGATAAAGAGCTATGTAAGATTATATACGTCTACCTATGGAATTGTAGTGAAAGTTGAATCAATTGGAGAAGAAAAGATCCTGCCTGAACAAAATAAAATTGCGATCTTCCGTGTTTGCCAAGAAGCATTAATTAATATTGCAAAGTATGCAGATATAGATTCGGCTTCTATCCAGCTCGACTGGAGGGAAGATGACATAAAAGTGGTAATTGTAGATCACGGACAAGGGTTTAACGTGAAGAAAGTGTTAAGAGAAAATCTGTCCTCAGGGTTGGGAGCTATGCAGGAAAGGATGCTTTTGGCGGGAGGGACATGTGACATTGCTTCCGCACAAGGAAAAGGAACGAGTATACTGATTGACATGCCCTTATAA